AATTTATTGATTTCCACTAGCCTACATAAGTTTTGTATTTACTAAAATTCTTAAATTTACAAATCAAAAAAAATACTCAATTATGAATTTTGAAAACAAAGTAGTTTTATTAACCGGCGCTTCTACCGGAATTGGAAAAGAAATTGCTCATCAATTAATTGTTAAGAAAAATGTTAAACTTGTTTTGGTTGCAAGAAGAGAAAATTTGCTGAAAGAAAATTTTTCGGAAAATGAAAATCTCAAAATTTTAAAATGTGATGTAAGTAAAAAAGATGATGTTAAAATTACTTATCAAAAAATTTTAGAAAAATTTGGGAAAATTGATGTTGCAATTTTAAACGCCGGATATTCAGTAAGAATGCCGGTTGAAGAATATAATTCAGAAGCTGCAGAAAAAATTTTTGGCGCAAATATTTTTGGAATTATTTATTGGGTTGAACAAATTTTGCCGGAATTTATTAAAAGAAAAAATGGAATTATTGTCGGAGTTTCAAGTCTTGCAGATTCCAAAGGATATTCCAAAAGCGGATTTTACTCAGCAAGCAAAGCTGCTGCAACAATTTATCTTGAAGGCTTGAGAACGGAATTAAATAAATATAAT
The nucleotide sequence above comes from Ignavibacteriota bacterium. Encoded proteins:
- a CDS encoding SDR family NAD(P)-dependent oxidoreductase: MNFENKVVLLTGASTGIGKEIAHQLIVKKNVKLVLVARRENLLKENFSENENLKILKCDVSKKDDVKITYQKILEKFGKIDVAILNAGYSVRMPVEEYNSEAAEKIFGANIFGIIYWVEQILPEFIKRKNGIIVGVSSLADSKGYSKSGFYSASKAAATIYLEGLRTELNKYNVKVLTVRPGFVKTPMTDKNEFKMPFMMSVDNAAKIIINGIEKEKRMIQFPWQLVILTRLIPLIPTWIYEKLETIFVEKNKK